ACGAGATCGGGGTCGACGTGCCGGGCGAAGTCGGCAGCCTCGTGGCGGTTCATCGTGTAGTGGCCGCCGATCGGCGGGACGAACACGTCGGCTTCGATTCCCTCGTGGTGGGGAAGAAAGTCCGTGTCGGAGGGAACGAAGACGGTCGTGCCCTCGAGGTCGAGTCGGAGCCCGATCACCTCGCCGTCGGCGTGGAACGGGTTCCCGTCGTCGTCGACGTGGTCGCCGTCGGGGTCGTTGTACGCGGGGACGGTCTCGACGTCGATGCCGTCGACGGTCAACTCGCCCTCGAGCGGGAGGTCGACGACGTCGAACGCGAGGGCCCCGGTGTCGATCGCCTCGTAGGCGGCGACGGTGGTGTCCTCGCCTGCGA
This portion of the Natronobeatus ordinarius genome encodes:
- a CDS encoding MBL fold metallo-hydrolase; protein product: MSVEHDGLTFERLGHASVRIETDDGRVVYVDPWSDVLGGEPGDADVVFVTHDDFDHYDPDAIAAVAGEDTTVAAYEAIDTGALAFDVVDLPLEGELTVDGIDVETVPAYNDPDGDHVDDDGNPFHADGEVIGLRLDLEGTTVFVPSDTDFLPHHEGIEADVFVPPIGGHYTMNRHEAADFARHVDPDLVLPCHYDTFEPIETDAEAFADELEGEGIRVELF